From one Shewanella sp. GD04112 genomic stretch:
- a CDS encoding IS3-like element ISSpu6 family transposase (programmed frameshift): protein MARYSPERKEAILKKLLPPHNLTVAEVAREEGIAVQTLYHWRDIARKEGRPVPGKTLTADDWSAEAKLAVIIETAPLSEAEINQYCREKGLFREQVQQWKQDCLAGFQTSEVQTKTIKQQAKADKAEIKSLQRELRYKEKALAEAAALLVLRKKPQCALGGRQRGELTPLPERIALIALIQEAYTNGARLYKACAETGLSKRTYRRWYREGQVQADLRPTAARPEPANKLEEHERQQILSVCNQAEYASLPPSQIVPTLLDNGIYIASESSFYRVLNAHGQLNHRGRTQAAVNRSKPLSYRADGPNQVWSWDITYLASIVKGQFYYLYLFEDIYSRKIVGYEVHEQESGEYAAALIQRCLLREQCFNTPLVLHSDNGAPMKSLTMKAKLEELGITASLSRPRVSNDNPFSESLFKTLKYRPQWPASGFSCLATAREWVEKFVTWYNDEHKHSQLNFVSPGQRHALQDGAILAKRKKVLEAAKERKPMRWSTEIRNCEAVGAVTLNPDKAPEEGVINAA from the exons ATGGCTCGGTATTCACCAGAACGTAAAGAAGCGATCCTTAAAAAATTATTACCTCCTCACAACTTAACGGTCGCAGAGGTCGCTCGGGAAGAAGGCATCGCGGTGCAAACCTTGTATCATTGGCGAGATATTGCCAGAAAAGAAGGTCGCCCCGTGCCAGGTAAAACATTAACAGCCGATGATTGGTCGGCTGAAGCAAAACTTGCCGTGATTATTGAAACAGCGCCGCTGTCGGAAGCGGAGATAAACCAGTATTGCCGTGAAAAGGGCTTGTTCCGCGAGCAAGTACAGCAGTGGAAACAGGATTGTTTAGCTGGTTTTCAAACCTCAGAAGTACAAACTAAAACCATTAAACAGCAGGCTAAGGCTGACAAAGCCGAAATCAAATCGCTGCAACGGGAATTGCGCTATAAGGAGAAAGCGCTGGCTGAAGCTGCTGCGTTACTGGTGCTCAGAAAAAAGC CTCAATGCGCTCTGGGGGGACGACAGCGAGGAGAGCTAACCCCCTTGCCTGAGCGCATAGCATTGATTGCCTTAATCCAAGAGGCCTATACCAATGGTGCTCGCCTTTATAAGGCTTGTGCTGAAACGGGCCTCAGTAAGCGTACCTATCGACGTTGGTATCGAGAAGGTCAAGTGCAAGCTGATTTAAGGCCAACAGCAGCTCGACCAGAGCCAGCAAATAAACTCGAAGAACATGAGCGACAACAGATATTAAGTGTGTGCAATCAAGCGGAGTACGCCAGCTTACCCCCGTCGCAAATTGTGCCAACATTATTAGATAACGGGATTTATATCGCCTCGGAATCCAGCTTCTACAGAGTGTTAAATGCTCATGGTCAACTTAACCATCGTGGCCGCACTCAGGCTGCGGTCAATCGAAGCAAACCGTTGAGTTATCGGGCAGATGGGCCGAATCAAGTGTGGTCATGGGACATCACTTATTTAGCCTCAATCGTCAAAGGCCAGTTCTACTATTTGTACCTGTTTGAAGATATTTACAGTAGAAAAATAGTGGGTTACGAAGTTCATGAGCAAGAAAGTGGGGAATATGCCGCTGCGCTAATCCAACGCTGTCTGTTACGCGAGCAATGCTTTAACACGCCATTAGTGCTGCATTCTGATAATGGGGCGCCGATGAAGTCACTGACCATGAAAGCCAAGCTGGAAGAGCTTGGTATTACGGCATCATTAAGTCGGCCGCGGGTGAGTAATGACAACCCCTTTTCAGAGTCGTTATTTAAAACGTTGAAATACCGCCCACAGTGGCCGGCATCAGGTTTTAGCTGCTTAGCAACAGCAAGAGAATGGGTGGAAAAGTTTGTAACCTGGTACAACGATGAGCATAAACACAGCCAGCTAAATTTTGTCTCACCAGGGCAACGTCATGCACTGCAAGATGGCGCTATTTTAGCGAAGCGCAAGAAAGTGCTTGAGGCGGCGAAGGAAAGAAAACCGATGCGTTGGTCTACAGAGATCAGAAATTGTGAAGCGGTTGGCGCTGTAACACTCAACCCAGATAAGGCACCAGAAGAAGGCGTAATAAATGCAGCTTAA
- a CDS encoding nuclear transport factor 2 family protein, whose amino-acid sequence MKYYLSMLLTLCCLLSPSANASQTCGAECQLPQIHAYFKALDKVSQSGSSEQDVDDFLGLLHPNVNYIHLEYGANFDRASWRSAFIRNIARGAYQQPKEQRVLNYIVGKNHVAVEYAHGSIQPDGQWQQEQPLLVLFGFTDGKISLVKELW is encoded by the coding sequence ATGAAATACTATTTATCGATGTTGCTCACCCTCTGTTGTCTGCTGAGTCCATCCGCAAACGCGAGCCAAACCTGTGGTGCTGAGTGCCAATTACCGCAAATTCATGCCTACTTTAAAGCCTTAGATAAGGTCAGCCAATCGGGTTCTAGCGAACAAGATGTCGATGATTTTCTGGGATTACTGCATCCTAATGTAAATTATATCCACCTCGAATATGGCGCTAATTTTGATAGGGCCAGTTGGCGCAGTGCCTTTATCCGCAATATTGCTCGCGGCGCCTATCAACAGCCGAAGGAGCAGCGGGTATTAAATTACATTGTGGGTAAAAACCATGTCGCCGTCGAATATGCCCACGGCAGCATTCAACCCGATGGACAATGGCAGCAAGAGCAGCCTCTGCTGGTCTTATTTGGCTTTACCGATGGCAAAATCTCCCTGGTAAAAGAGCTGTGGTAA
- a CDS encoding SDR family oxidoreductase, which produces MAVLQGKVAIITGASSGIGYATAKRFAREGAKLVLGARRGAILASLVDEIITQGGEAVYLAGDVTDEVYASDLVALAVKQYGGLDIAFNNAGINGELGVDSDALSRAEWENTLTTNLTSAFLAAKYQLPQMLKRGAGSIIFTSSFVGYTIGFPQTAAYAASKAGMIGLTQSLAVEYGARGIRVNALLPGGTDTPMGREFANTPEAMAFVKNLHALKRLADPAEMAQSALYLASDAASFTTGIALLVDGGVSICKT; this is translated from the coding sequence ATGGCAGTGTTACAGGGAAAGGTCGCAATCATTACTGGGGCAAGTTCGGGGATTGGCTATGCCACCGCAAAACGCTTTGCCCGTGAAGGCGCAAAGCTGGTGCTGGGCGCGCGCCGCGGCGCCATATTGGCCTCATTGGTGGATGAAATAATCACCCAAGGCGGTGAAGCGGTTTATCTGGCGGGTGATGTGACCGACGAGGTGTATGCCAGTGATTTAGTGGCGCTTGCCGTCAAGCAGTATGGTGGATTAGATATCGCCTTTAATAATGCCGGCATTAATGGTGAGTTAGGCGTAGATTCGGATGCGCTTAGCCGAGCGGAATGGGAAAACACCCTAACAACCAACCTTACCAGTGCATTTTTAGCGGCAAAATATCAATTGCCACAAATGCTTAAACGTGGTGCAGGGTCGATTATTTTTACATCTTCCTTTGTTGGCTATACCATAGGCTTTCCGCAAACGGCGGCCTATGCGGCGAGTAAAGCGGGGATGATTGGTTTAACCCAATCCTTGGCCGTTGAATACGGCGCGCGCGGGATTAGGGTCAATGCACTATTACCAGGCGGGACTGATACACCGATGGGGCGGGAGTTTGCCAATACTCCGGAGGCCATGGCCTTTGTGAAGAACCTCCATGCCCTCAAGCGCCTCGCAGATCCCGCGGAAATGGCCCAATCGGCGCTATATCTCGCCTCCGATGCGGCCAGTTTTACCACAGGGATAGCCTTATTGGTCGATGGTGGTGTTTCCATCTGTAAAACCTAG
- a CDS encoding methylated-DNA--[protein]-cysteine S-methyltransferase: MTQDYERITRAIDFIRQHVGHQPSLAEIAAHVHLSEFHFQRLFSRWAGITPKRYLQALTLERAKQLLQQPSHSTLSASYELGLSSGSRLYDHFVQLEAVTPFEYRQQGLGISIAYGYHPTPFGLAFIAQTARGICQFDFVDMQQIQSPLERLKQSWSQATIYEDTAQTASLIDHLFSQYFAGSSAAEVNLTAPNTQAIHQAKPAPLSLWVKGTNFQLNVWRALLNLPKGEVASYGDIAKAIGKPKASRAVGTAIGANPVALLIPCHRVLRQSGELGGYRWGETRKHAILAREAAYCE, translated from the coding sequence ATGACCCAAGATTACGAGCGAATTACGCGTGCCATTGACTTTATTCGTCAGCATGTGGGTCATCAACCCTCACTGGCCGAGATTGCGGCGCACGTCCATTTAAGTGAATTCCATTTTCAGCGGCTCTTTAGTCGCTGGGCGGGGATCACTCCCAAACGTTATTTGCAGGCCTTAACTCTTGAGCGGGCTAAACAGTTATTGCAGCAGCCGTCCCACTCGACCTTGAGTGCCAGTTATGAGTTAGGCCTGAGCAGTGGCTCGCGCTTATACGATCATTTTGTGCAACTCGAGGCGGTCACCCCCTTCGAATATCGTCAGCAGGGTTTAGGGATCAGCATTGCCTATGGCTATCATCCTACGCCCTTCGGTTTGGCCTTTATCGCCCAAACGGCACGGGGCATTTGCCAGTTTGATTTTGTCGATATGCAGCAAATTCAATCGCCATTGGAACGTCTAAAGCAGAGCTGGAGTCAGGCCACCATTTATGAGGACACGGCGCAAACGGCAAGCTTAATCGATCACCTCTTTAGCCAGTACTTTGCGGGCTCGAGTGCCGCAGAGGTTAATTTAACAGCACCTAATACTCAGGCGATTCACCAAGCCAAGCCTGCCCCGTTATCACTCTGGGTAAAAGGCACTAATTTTCAGCTCAATGTGTGGCGCGCCCTGCTGAATTTACCTAAGGGAGAGGTCGCCTCCTACGGTGATATTGCCAAGGCCATTGGCAAGCCTAAGGCCTCACGCGCCGTCGGTACGGCGATTGGCGCCAATCCGGTGGCATTACTTATCCCCTGCCATCGAGTGCTACGTCAAAGTGGTGAACTTGGTGGTTATCGCTGGGGTGAAACCCGTAAACATGCCATATTGGCAAGGGAAGCGGCCTATTGTGAGTAA
- a CDS encoding Vat family streptogramin A O-acetyltransferase, producing the protein MPTHSPSQLGPNPNDKSPLKGFPQVGFLKNFISSDNIIVGDYTYYDDPAGPERFESNVLYHFDFIGDKLIIGKFCAIARDVKCIMNGANHQVSGFSTYPFYIFGNGWEKATPKPEDLPFKGDTRIGHDVWIGYNATIMPGVNVGHGAIIASQAVVTKDVPPYAIVGGNPATVIKLRFEPEVIDTLLAIAWWDWPIEKITEHLPAIVGADLSQLARLADEIHSRP; encoded by the coding sequence ATGCCGACGCATTCCCCATCTCAACTGGGACCTAACCCGAACGACAAATCCCCCTTAAAAGGATTCCCTCAGGTGGGGTTTCTGAAGAACTTTATTAGCAGTGACAACATTATCGTCGGCGATTACACCTATTACGACGACCCAGCAGGGCCAGAGCGTTTCGAGTCAAACGTGCTTTATCACTTTGACTTTATTGGCGATAAACTGATTATCGGTAAATTTTGTGCCATTGCACGGGACGTTAAATGCATTATGAATGGCGCTAATCACCAGGTATCGGGCTTTTCCACTTATCCCTTTTATATCTTCGGCAATGGCTGGGAGAAGGCAACACCTAAGCCCGAGGATTTACCCTTTAAGGGCGACACCCGCATTGGCCATGATGTGTGGATCGGCTATAACGCCACCATTATGCCCGGCGTCAACGTCGGTCACGGTGCCATTATCGCCAGCCAAGCCGTGGTCACTAAGGATGTGCCACCCTACGCCATCGTCGGCGGCAACCCCGCAACTGTGATTAAGTTGCGATTCGAGCCCGAAGTAATAGACACATTACTCGCCATTGCCTGGTGGGACTGGCCAATTGAGAAAATCACCGAGCATTTACCTGCCATTGTGGGCGCCGATCTTAGCCAATTAGCCCGCTTGGCCGATGAGATTCACTCGCGGCCCTAA
- a CDS encoding AraC family transcriptional regulator, translated as MNTEHAAYHIANELGGLELLNARYHKQNFSRHTHEGYTVGVIETGAQRFYRTGGNHVAPKHSIILVNADEVHNGCSATEDGWSYRAMYPVPAQFANMTQEFTSARGAPYFPQPVVHDPELAELLRLTFSTLDTSDNRLLRESLVYSSLTQLMARHGRNYPSEHLGANAKPALALVKSFIDDHPAADISLEELATLAGLSPYYLLRQFQRCYGLPPHAYQTQARVKLAKQKIGQGIKLLDVAMECGFHDQSHLNRHFKKTVGLTPGQFAKGIGRNIIQA; from the coding sequence ATGAACACTGAACATGCGGCCTACCACATCGCCAATGAACTGGGTGGCCTTGAGCTACTTAATGCCCGCTACCATAAGCAAAATTTTAGTCGCCATACCCACGAAGGTTATACGGTTGGCGTGATTGAAACGGGCGCTCAGCGTTTTTATCGCACGGGTGGCAACCATGTGGCGCCAAAGCACAGCATTATTCTTGTCAATGCCGACGAAGTGCATAATGGTTGTAGCGCCACCGAGGACGGCTGGTCCTATCGTGCTATGTATCCCGTTCCCGCCCAATTTGCCAATATGACTCAGGAGTTCACTTCAGCTCGCGGCGCGCCCTATTTCCCACAACCCGTAGTGCACGACCCCGAGCTTGCCGAATTGCTGCGCCTCACCTTTAGCACCTTAGATACCTCGGACAATCGCCTACTACGTGAAAGTCTGGTCTATTCGAGCCTGACGCAACTGATGGCGCGCCATGGCCGTAATTATCCCAGTGAACACTTGGGGGCAAACGCTAAGCCCGCATTAGCCTTGGTGAAATCCTTTATTGACGATCACCCCGCGGCCGATATCTCCCTCGAAGAGCTAGCCACACTCGCAGGATTAAGCCCCTATTATTTGCTTAGACAATTCCAACGTTGTTATGGTCTGCCGCCCCACGCCTATCAAACTCAGGCCAGAGTCAAACTGGCAAAACAGAAAATCGGCCAAGGGATCAAGCTGCTAGATGTCGCCATGGAGTGCGGTTTTCATGATCAGAGCCATTTAAACCGCCATTTTAAAAAGACTGTCGGGCTCACCCCTGGGCAATTTGCCAAGGGGATCGGCCGCAATATTATCCAAGCTTAA
- a CDS encoding AzlC family ABC transporter permease, whose translation MLPLTIAVVPWGILAGSFAIEVGLTPIESQAMSAIIFAGAAQLVALGMVKAGIGLWSILITTLLITSRHLLYAMAMRSQISPLPLKWRLTLGFLLTDELFAIANQGKLHKFDPWYALGGGLSFYLGWNLATLLGIIAGNAIDNLGELGLDFAIAATFIALVVPTVKKPSILVCVLVSLTLAVVCAVLDIQAGLLIAALSGMSAGVLYAKVSGEDKPAPKTDTTATQAEETL comes from the coding sequence ATGTTGCCACTCACCATTGCCGTCGTTCCTTGGGGGATCCTCGCGGGCTCATTCGCGATTGAGGTCGGACTAACACCAATAGAAAGTCAGGCCATGTCGGCGATTATTTTTGCGGGCGCCGCGCAATTGGTCGCGCTCGGCATGGTTAAGGCGGGGATTGGTCTGTGGAGCATTTTAATCACCACTTTGCTGATCACCTCGCGTCACTTGCTGTACGCCATGGCGATGCGCAGCCAAATCAGCCCCTTACCACTGAAATGGCGCCTCACTCTGGGCTTTTTATTGACCGATGAACTCTTTGCCATCGCCAACCAAGGCAAGCTGCATAAATTCGATCCTTGGTACGCGCTGGGCGGCGGCCTGAGTTTTTACCTTGGTTGGAACCTCGCCACCCTGCTCGGCATTATCGCGGGCAATGCTATCGATAACTTAGGCGAATTAGGGCTCGACTTTGCCATTGCTGCGACCTTTATTGCGCTTGTAGTCCCGACGGTGAAAAAGCCATCAATCTTAGTCTGTGTGCTGGTTTCGCTCACCTTAGCTGTGGTGTGCGCCGTGCTGGATATTCAGGCGGGACTGTTAATTGCCGCCCTATCGGGGATGAGCGCTGGCGTGCTCTATGCCAAAGTCTCGGGCGAGGATAAGCCAGCCCCAAAAACCGACACGACTGCCACCCAAGCTGAGGAAACCCTATGA
- a CDS encoding AzlD domain-containing protein: MIWLMIFSMAAVVFISRHLLLEPKLPLRLSKNTQTFLSYSAPAVLTAIFAPIVFVQEGKLDLSLDNSYLICAVVATVLAFVTRNTLLTTVLSMGLFFAIH, encoded by the coding sequence ATGATCTGGTTAATGATTTTTTCAATGGCGGCGGTGGTATTTATCAGTCGGCATTTACTGCTCGAGCCCAAACTGCCGCTAAGGCTGAGTAAAAATACCCAGACCTTTTTGAGTTATTCGGCGCCCGCCGTACTCACAGCCATCTTTGCACCTATCGTATTTGTGCAGGAAGGCAAACTCGATTTAAGCTTAGATAACAGCTACTTGATATGCGCAGTGGTCGCAACGGTATTAGCATTTGTCACGCGTAATACCCTATTGACCACAGTGCTAAGCATGGGGCTTTTCTTTGCTATTCATTAA
- a CDS encoding sugar MFS transporter has protein sequence MKFTSDSTQATASPQGSFIPMLLIGILFFVFGFVTWLNGALIPFLKIACQLNEFEAYLVTFVFYIAYFVMALPTSSILTRLGYKMGMTLGLGIMAAGAGLFIVAALVGHFATFLLALFVLGTGLTLLQTAANPYIVCIGPRESAAMRISLMGIVNKGAGFIVPIIFTAWILTGMDPYSETALASLSEAQRELALTELANRLVQPYLMMMFVLLGLMAFVWFSPLPEPELGERVERTQADWKAILQYPQVILGALTLFCYVGAEVIAGDSIGLFSQGLGVAHFGMMTSYTMGFMVLGYVFGIVLIPRWLSQQTALVGSAVAGLLFTLGVLLSDSQSQGLSELLLGWLGVLPVPDPVLYLALLGLANALVWPAVWPLALEGLGRLTATASALLIMGIAGGAILPLLYGYIAHSQGDSQMAYFLLLPCYGLIFYYAIWGHKLTAKVASSTAMVNE, from the coding sequence ATGAAATTCACGTCCGACAGCACCCAAGCCACGGCCTCACCGCAGGGCAGTTTTATTCCTATGTTATTGATAGGAATTTTATTTTTTGTCTTTGGCTTTGTGACTTGGCTCAATGGTGCCTTGATCCCATTTTTAAAAATCGCCTGTCAGTTGAATGAGTTTGAAGCCTATTTAGTCACCTTTGTGTTTTACATTGCTTATTTTGTGATGGCGCTGCCGACCTCATCTATCCTCACGCGTCTCGGCTATAAGATGGGCATGACCTTAGGTTTAGGGATTATGGCGGCTGGCGCGGGCTTGTTTATTGTGGCGGCTTTGGTCGGCCATTTTGCGACCTTCCTCTTGGCGTTATTTGTGTTGGGCACAGGCTTAACCTTGCTGCAAACGGCCGCCAATCCTTACATTGTCTGTATTGGCCCACGGGAAAGTGCGGCAATGCGGATAAGTTTAATGGGGATAGTGAATAAGGGCGCGGGCTTTATTGTGCCAATTATCTTTACGGCCTGGATTTTAACGGGCATGGACCCCTACAGTGAAACGGCATTGGCCAGCCTGTCCGAAGCGCAGCGCGAATTGGCGTTAACGGAATTAGCCAATCGTTTAGTACAGCCCTATTTAATGATGATGTTTGTACTACTGGGATTGATGGCCTTTGTGTGGTTTTCGCCGCTGCCAGAGCCCGAATTAGGTGAGCGAGTCGAGCGTACCCAAGCCGATTGGAAGGCTATTCTACAGTATCCGCAGGTGATCTTAGGGGCTCTAACACTCTTCTGTTATGTGGGCGCCGAGGTGATTGCCGGTGATAGCATAGGACTATTTAGTCAAGGACTCGGGGTTGCCCACTTTGGCATGATGACCTCCTACACCATGGGATTTATGGTACTTGGCTATGTGTTTGGAATCGTGCTGATCCCAAGATGGCTCAGCCAGCAAACGGCATTAGTGGGCTCGGCTGTCGCGGGCTTGTTATTTACCCTCGGGGTCTTGCTCAGCGACAGTCAAAGCCAAGGTTTGTCTGAACTGTTACTCGGTTGGTTAGGCGTATTACCCGTGCCCGATCCCGTGCTTTACTTAGCCCTGCTTGGGTTGGCAAACGCCTTGGTATGGCCTGCGGTGTGGCCATTAGCCCTTGAAGGACTCGGGCGCTTAACGGCCACGGCATCGGCGCTACTGATCATGGGGATTGCGGGCGGTGCGATTCTGCCACTGCTCTATGGCTACATAGCCCATAGCCAAGGTGACAGCCAAATGGCGTATTTCTTACTGTTACCTTGCTACGGTTTAATATTTTACTACGCCATTTGGGGCCATAAGTTAACGGCCAAAGTGGCCTCTAGCACTGCTATGGTTAATGAATAG